The Candidatus Bathyarchaeota archaeon genomic interval GTGGATGCGTTTGATGGGGGAAACTTTGAGCAGAATGAATGCGGGGGTGGTGGAGACGCCTAAGGCGTTGAGGCCTTTTTCGGTTACGTCTATGAAGCCTCGGCCAGTGCGGATGTAGCCGCGGTTTTTGAGTTTACGCAGGTGCACGTTGAGGGCTTGGCGGCTGACGCCGAGTTGCCCTGATAATTCGTCTTGTTTGACGCGGAGTGTGTAGGTATTGGTTGATTTTCCTTTTTCGTAGAGGGTTTTTAAGAGTTGAATTGAGCGTTTAGTTAATGGTTCCAAACTGGTCCCTTAGCTGTTGATTTGTTAAGTTAAACCTTTACAATAGTAGCATACTTATTTAAGAATTTGACTGCTAAACCCCCTGCCTTGACACTCTGCCTAAACACCCTTTCCACTCAGACGCATTTTATGAGCTATGGACGCCCGCAAAACTGCAACACAAGGCACCCTAAATCATGGCGCAACCGCCAAAAACGGCGTTTTTTGCTCCGCTGAGAACACAAACAAAACACCACAATGTATTTATTATGAAAAAAAGCTTTACTGAAGCCACTTAAAAAGTAAACTAGGAGTGAAGCGCAACCGTGACGGAAACCGCCAACGCAGTCTTGATAGGCAAAAAACCCATAATGAACTACGTCCTTGCTTGCATCACCTTCTTCCACGGCGGAGCTAAAGAAGTCAGCATCAAAGCACGCGGCAAA includes:
- a CDS encoding Lrp/AsnC family transcriptional regulator — translated: MEPLTKRSIQLLKTLYEKGKSTNTYTLRVKQDELSGQLGVSRQALNVHLRKLKNRGYIRTGRGFIDVTEKGLNALGVSTTPAFILLKVSPIKRIHVYEQIHQLAVSRAFRIAGEVDALIIVERENLDEILKKLYTIDGIEDTRSYVTIEEIK